A part of Paraliobacillus zengyii genomic DNA contains:
- a CDS encoding ABC transporter ATP-binding protein has protein sequence MNPLLHIENLEGGYTNKNVLHGVSFNVYPNEIVGLIGLNGAGKSTTIKHIIGLMQAKKGKVEIKGKTFNDSPETYRQHFSYIPEMPLLYDELTLYEHLRLTAMAYNIDEQTFEKRLQPLLKSFRLEKKLKWFPIHFSKGMKQKVMIMCAFLVEPALYIVDEPFVGLDPLGIKAYLELMESQKKNGAGILMSTHILATAERYCDRFIILHEGKIKALGTLDDLREEFGMRNASLDDLYIQLTKEADYHV, from the coding sequence TTGAATCCGTTATTACATATTGAAAATTTAGAAGGTGGCTATACAAATAAAAACGTTTTACATGGTGTCTCTTTTAATGTTTATCCAAATGAGATTGTTGGTTTAATTGGTTTAAATGGAGCCGGAAAGAGTACAACAATTAAACACATTATTGGGTTAATGCAAGCAAAAAAAGGTAAGGTTGAGATTAAAGGCAAGACATTTAACGATTCACCTGAAACATATAGACAACATTTTTCTTATATACCTGAAATGCCATTATTGTATGATGAATTAACACTTTATGAGCATTTGCGATTAACGGCTATGGCCTATAATATTGATGAGCAAACTTTCGAAAAAAGATTGCAACCATTATTGAAATCTTTCCGCTTAGAGAAAAAACTAAAATGGTTTCCCATCCACTTTTCAAAAGGAATGAAACAAAAAGTAATGATTATGTGTGCATTCTTAGTTGAGCCAGCTCTGTATATTGTTGATGAACCTTTCGTTGGATTAGACCCATTAGGCATCAAAGCATATTTAGAATTAATGGAAAGTCAGAAGAAAAATGGTGCAGGTATATTAATGTCAACACATATATTAGCAACTGCTGAACGATATTGTGATCGATTTATTATTTTACATGAAGGAAAAATAAAAGCACTTGGAACCCTTGACGATCTTCGTGAAGAGTTTGGTATGAGAAATGCTTCGTTAGATGATCTATATATTCAGTTGACAAAGGAAGCAGATTATCATGTTTAA
- a CDS encoding HIT family protein, giving the protein MEHTDCIFCKIIAGEIPSSKVYEDDVVYAFLDLGQVTKGHTLVIPKTHTKDIYETSDEIAGDLFARVPKIAKAIKETFHPLGINMLSNTGEAAGQSVFHLHMHLIPRYGKDDGFNPVWKTNGDAYSQDDLIAISQDINSNI; this is encoded by the coding sequence ATGGAACATACTGATTGTATATTTTGTAAAATAATTGCAGGAGAGATTCCTTCTTCTAAAGTGTATGAAGATGATGTTGTATACGCCTTTCTAGACTTAGGTCAGGTTACAAAAGGCCACACCCTAGTAATTCCTAAAACACACACAAAAGATATTTATGAAACTTCAGATGAGATTGCAGGCGACCTATTTGCTCGTGTACCTAAAATCGCAAAGGCTATTAAAGAGACCTTTCATCCGCTTGGCATTAATATGCTCAGTAATACCGGTGAAGCTGCAGGCCAGTCCGTCTTTCACTTACATATGCATTTAATTCCACGGTATGGAAAAGACGACGGCTTTAACCCGGTTTGGAAAACAAACGGTGATGCTTATAGCCAAGATGATCTTATTGCAATCTCACAAGATATAAACAGTAATATTTAA
- a CDS encoding ABC transporter permease — translation MFNANHLFRERFRAYLKETSRYIQYMLNGHTAIAILFFISAGAYYYQQILADLPADFPTAWLMAMFFSLVATYSPNQTFLKEADLVFILPAEHRMGVYFRNALLYSYIVQLYLVVLVLAALAPLYFTSFPAQTGSTYMLFVLVLLIIKAWNLIASWWMLKIRDKKSRLIDHFARFSVQLVLFYFFINGEHIYAAITTIILFGVFAYDFYLSNRQNVLAWDLLVEKDRMRMRSFYRLANMFTDVPHLKTQVKKRHALAFFLTRWLPFKQVKTYDYLYRITSVRSGDYFGMYVRLLIIGGVVLYYVPNQWMAILFGVLFLYLTGLQLMAMWRHHRTILWMDLYPVTKAVRKRSFITWLYQLMVIQIIIYALVFVLLTDITSMVMMLVGGVAFSILFVHGYVKNKLI, via the coding sequence ATGTTTAATGCTAATCACTTGTTTAGAGAACGTTTCCGTGCGTATCTAAAAGAGACGAGCAGATATATACAATATATGTTGAATGGGCATACTGCGATTGCGATTCTGTTTTTTATTTCTGCAGGTGCATATTATTATCAGCAGATATTAGCAGATTTACCAGCTGACTTTCCAACTGCATGGTTAATGGCGATGTTTTTTTCGCTGGTAGCAACTTACAGTCCTAATCAGACTTTTTTAAAAGAGGCTGATCTTGTCTTTATACTGCCAGCGGAGCATCGAATGGGTGTATATTTTAGAAATGCACTCCTCTATAGTTATATCGTTCAACTTTATCTTGTTGTTCTAGTCCTTGCGGCGTTGGCTCCGTTGTATTTCACTAGCTTTCCTGCGCAAACTGGTAGTACTTATATGTTATTTGTATTGGTACTATTAATAATAAAGGCGTGGAATTTAATAGCAAGTTGGTGGATGTTAAAAATTAGAGATAAAAAGAGTCGTTTAATCGATCATTTCGCTCGATTTTCCGTTCAGCTTGTTTTGTTTTATTTCTTTATTAATGGCGAACATATTTATGCTGCGATTACAACAATAATCCTTTTTGGCGTATTTGCTTATGATTTTTATTTATCAAACAGACAAAATGTCCTGGCATGGGATTTATTAGTGGAAAAGGATCGTATGCGCATGCGGAGCTTTTATCGACTAGCAAATATGTTTACGGATGTACCTCATTTAAAGACACAGGTTAAAAAAAGACATGCCCTTGCCTTCTTCCTTACAAGATGGTTACCCTTTAAACAAGTAAAGACGTATGATTACTTATACCGTATTACGAGTGTCCGCAGCGGCGATTACTTTGGCATGTACGTCAGACTCTTGATTATTGGTGGGGTGGTGCTTTATTACGTTCCAAACCAATGGATGGCAATCCTATTTGGTGTCCTATTTTTATACTTAACAGGACTACAACTTATGGCCATGTGGCGTCATCACCGAACGATACTATGGATGGACTTATATCCGGTAACAAAAGCCGTACGCAAACGGTCATTTATTACCTGGTTATATCAATTAATGGTTATTCAAATAATCATATATGCACTTGTATTTGTTTTGTTAACAGACATTACTAGTATGGTTATGATGTTAGTCGGGGGAGTTGCGTTTTCAATTTTATTTGTACATGGCTATGTTAAAAACAAACTAATATAA